From a single Labrus bergylta chromosome 14, fLabBer1.1, whole genome shotgun sequence genomic region:
- the LOC109976633 gene encoding uncharacterized protein translates to MWGCCIKGCKSDKRRISDYMTLTFHRFPTNKKLRKQWLVKTRKDREPDFEIKSGVGVCSKHFTGDCFRWHEDSQKRGLVPGSVPQLFPWNKVAYVKIPLVNSTPEPGEVITEDAGSTQDADKPEDMPAPLADHDYVKFPVSVAEQLEAAQREIAKLTEENYELLASRFCLQRFQDDANLLTFYTGFQDYVTLKCVYLSLEPTAERLQRWSQAQTVTGQEMSRAALQAENLSLIDQFFLFLCRVREGASEESLAERFHVSPSTVSRVVTTWANYLFFMLGSLPVWLHRSAVSEMMPQCFKDTYPRTRVILDCTEVHMERASSKKVNPENYSNYNGSTTLKGLMGVSPSGEITFVSSLYEGSISAEEITKRSGILSLLEEGDEVMADNSFLISDLLSAINVSLVSPPFLNQRRKSIKQEASTTQSNAKLKAHIERALYRIKQYQIFDGVLPRSLLGSVNQLWYVCAMLTHFQGSLS, encoded by the exons ATGTGGGGATGTTGTATTAAAGGTTGTAAATCAGATAAACGTCGAATATCTGATTACATGACGTTGACATTTCATCGCTTCCCGACTAACAAGAAACTACGAAAACAATGGCTGGTGAAAACCCGGAAGGACAGGGAACCAGATTTcgag ATTAAATCGGGCGTAGGTGTTTGTTCTAAGCATTTCACTGGAGACTGTTTTCGGTGGCATGAAGACTCTCAAAAGAGAGGCCTGGTTCCAGGAAGTGTCCCTCAGCTGTTTCCATGGAACAAAGTCGCTTACGTTAAGATACCTCTTGTTAACAGCAC ACCTGAGCCTGGAGAAGTGATCACTGAGGATGCTGGTTCCACACAGGATGCTGATAA ACCAGAGGACATGCCGGCACCTCTTGCTGACCATGACTACGTGaagtttcctgtttctgtggcAGAGCAGCTGGAGGCAGCACAACGGGAGATTGCCAAGCTTACTGAGGAAAATTATGAGCTTTTGGCCTCGCGCTTCTGTCTTCAACGATTCCAGGATGATGCCAATCTGTTGACTTTCTACACCGGATTTCAG gacTATGTCACGTTAAAATGTGTCTACTTGTCCCTGGAGCCCACTGCAGAGCGCTTACAGAGGTGGAGCCAGGCACAGACAGTGACGGGGCAGGAGATGAGCAGGGCGGCATTACAGGCAGAAAACTTGTCTTTGATCGATCagttctttctcttcctctgccgTGTAAGAGAGGGGGCGTCTGAGGAATCCCTGGCAGAGCGTTTTCATGTCTCACCGTCGACAGTCAGTAGGGTGGTGACTACTTGGGCCAATTACCTGTTTTTCATGTTGGGGTCGTTGCCCGTGTGGCTCCACAGATCAGCTGTAAGTGAAATGATGCCACAGTGCTTTAAAGACACCTATCCAAGAACAAGGGTTATCTTGGACTGCACGGAGGTCCACATGGAGCGGGCCAGCTCAAAGAAGGTCAATCCTGAGAACTATTCAAACTACAACGGCTCCACCACCTTGAAGGGCTTGATGGGTGTGAGCCCCTCTGGAGAAATCACATTTGTGAGCAGCCTGTATGAAGGGTCGATCTCTGCGGAGGAAATAACAAAACGCTCTGGGATCTTGTCCctgctggaggagggggatgaggTGATGGCTGATAACAGTTTCCTCATTAGTGATCTGCTGTCAGCCATCAATGTGTCTCTTGTCTCGCCGCCATTTCTGAATCAGAGGAGAAAGTCCATCAAGCAGGAAGCTTCCACCACTCAAAGTAATGCAAAGTTGAAAGCTCACATAGAGAGAGCATTATACAGAATCAAGCAGTACCAGATATTTGACGGAGTTCTTCCCCGGTCCCTCCTGGGGTCCGTTAACCAGCTGTGGTATGTGTGTGCCATGCTCACTCATTTTCAAGGGTCTCTCTCTTAA